From the Ostrinia nubilalis chromosome 8, ilOstNubi1.1, whole genome shotgun sequence genome, one window contains:
- the LOC135073769 gene encoding MICOS complex subunit MIC13 homolog QIL1, producing the protein MLKFGIKSAVLGGAVYYTIDKGVWKDSTATSAIYEDLEKGVSPYVGDLKKQIPYELPPLPSNDRVSYLFKYYWNCGVKATFRFLVDLPTHTSNATSKAVEFVSSSLNAVEPSTSPSEEKAK; encoded by the exons ATGCTGAA GTTTGGCATAAAGTCAGCTGTATTAGGTGGAGCAGTATATTATACAATTGATAAAGGAGTTTGGAAAGACAGTACAGCGACAAGCGCTATTTATGAAGATCTTGAAAAGGGAGTTTCACCTTATGTTGGTGATCTGAAAAAACAAATTCCATATGAG tTGCCTCCGCTTCCATCAAATGATAGAGTATCATATCTATTCAAGTACTACTGGAATTGTGGAGTCAAAGCAACCTTCAGATTTTTAGTAGATCTTCCAACACATACATCCAATGCAACAAGCAAAGCTGTTGAATTCGTGTCTTCATCTTTAAATGCAGTTGAACCAAGCACAAGTCCTAGTGAAGAAAAAGCAAAGTGA
- the LOC135073767 gene encoding DNA polymerase zeta catalytic subunit, translating into MSHQTSFSSINPEFALRIVVCDHYLTKPVPGLDVIYSDFRGADIKQVPVLRIFGPATDGHKACLHIHGVFPYFYIPCPTSNPEPQFLYQIAASLDKALNIALKQATSTTQHVYKISLVKGLPFYGFHDKDHLYLKVFLYSPNLIKQAVELCSNGAILGQTFQPHESHLNFTLQFFIDFNLFGMSNIDLQRVRFRKTGISQNSNEPRNSFDEATLKAESICFYEADCVASHIINRQRVGKGDGIENPGLEEVWQQEKERRKQLNMSMASKSLSQGRIGAEETESHHKYEQMFLIKLSGSIDTPVIIETDKKRELEQVYYPAESLEGSQLFDAVDVSIHLPDNIGRLSLGLSQTFRKDSDETLVEDMDETIVDESVALNSSLSLHYSQVLLNSEDLDLVDMLHDMDEKPIEEDSVMGTPANGDQEEDNESDDAEYSQIYNEETVIMDPHQSKDGDDENSPSWNDSFWEGANIPQLDGTCDDDHVKKVRKRKMRSLKLGLSKPKNKKKPAISNAEEELESNVDVSELDEINVSRDTIDSISSLHLKRNVKIEPQSVIENATDCDIKEDDNNMLDLVNKVTVKHELKASELYDIQNKYVPDAGTSNVKSKEVLFNKSSLNMSCESSIDDDDDEKRLGIMSFYDTSKFDMSLDKSLNNSDIIQDTTTDIKKSLNNSNIQNTNIQATEDKDESFNKLVYEDSPYCTILTPKIRPPTRKYIISTLETYKIPKIRNPVPYYSDPNDVGDKVEIGQMILKLQSKCSRDQKAFDKVLDTTSIEEWRQLLFLQTNEMTEECSKPDGLKKLLSGNKEYVLEPYKKPPTTSQVKEYLQKADIVEKTNENHEEISKIVDELDNSQVIGLNDEIESSVSLESNEKDKTQSSLQVTMQPDGSFLCFGTGDHQKEYTIETPTVEVDYLTIMLTEVHTTVRGELHPDPAIDAIQAIFVIVTNDCPPNSWLTKTIKEILVIDDTDHTKFLDRCVFNVPVTYLNNENEMIEKLIDLVKKHDPDIMCGYEIEMNSWGYILERAQLLGMEIVKEISRITEKYRQKRWRSEDNELEGRVIGRVTFNVWRLFRHELALSSYSFENCMYEVLKERVPKYTFAQLAKWWAHESRMLRWITVEYYMTRLTGTVRMLEKLDIINRTSELARLFGLQWWEVLSRGSQFRVESLMLRAARPLNLIALSPTVRQRAAMRAPECLPLIFEPESRFYSDPVIVLDFQSLYPSMMIAYNYCFSTCIGRVQNINGDAAYEFGAWRLRIPKAKLEALVKNGLVHWSPVGVGFVKPSVRRGVLPALLRRILAARQAVKKSMKQQTDEAVKKAMHSRQLGLKLIANVTYGYTAANFSGRMPCVEVGDSVVAKGRETLQRAIKLVQNNSNWNAKVVYGDTDSMFVVVPGGTRAEAFAIGQQIADAVTADNPSPVALKLEKVYQPCILQTKKRYVGYMYESPEQEKPIYEAKGIETVRRDGCPAGVKLLQRSLCELFETGDMSRVKRLVTSTLAKLIDGSMPLPELFFTREYHGPTGYRPGAVAPPNEIAKRIASRDKRAVPRTGERVFWLVSGGTPGTPLVRLARTPSEIAKAPVEPHISYYAARVLLPPLHRCLSLLGADVFHWWRELGHTRAASARSACGGIARYMWRVRCARCGAPAPTALCVRCASATGLAATLHAAVTMQHYCYTICRSCCGHGQSDQCENTECPLFWRRLTANHKLNEERDIAANLPPDFLVEKLDF; encoded by the exons ATGAGTCACCAGACTT cTTTTTCCTCGATAAATCCTGAGTTTGCTCTTCGAATAGTGGTTTGTGATCATTACTTAACGAAACCAGTACCAGGACTTGATGTTATTTATTCAGATTTTCGAGGAGCTGATATTAAACAG GTACCAGTACTAAGGATATTTGGACCTGCAACAGATGGTCATAAAGCATGTCTTCACATCCACGGCGTGTTTCCATACTTTTATATTCCATGTCCTACATCTAATCCAGAGCCTCAATTCCTGTATCAA ATAGCAGCAAGCCTAGATAAGGCATTAAACATAGCCTTGAAACAAGCAACATCAACAACTCaacatgtttataaaatatcgCTGGTCAAGGGATT GCCCTTCTATGGATTCCATGACAAAGACCACTTAtacttaaaagtatttttgtataGTCCCAACTTGATAAAGCAGGCTGTAGAGTTGTGCAGCAATGGAGCCATTTTGGGCCAGACATTCCAACCCCATGAGTCCCATTTGAACTTCacactacaatttttcattgaCTTCAATCTATTTGGTATGAGCAACATTGACTTGCAAAGGGTTAGATTTCGAAAAACAGGTATTTCACAAAACAGCAACGAACCTAGAAACAGCTTTGATGAAGCTACCCTCAAAGCTGAAAGTATATGCTTTTATGAAGCTGACTGTGTGGCTTCACATATCATTAATAGACAAAGAGTGGGCAAAGGTGATGGAATCGAAAATCCAGGCCTTGAAGAGGTATGGCAGCAAGAAAAAGAAAGACGAAAGCAGTTGAATATGTCAATGGCATCCAAATCTTTATCCCAGGGAAGAATTGGGGCTGAAGAAACAGAATCTCATCACAAATATGAGCAGATGTTTTTGATCAAGTTATCTGGTTCCATAGACACACCAGTGATTATTGAGACAGACAAAAAGAGGGAATTGGAACAGGTATATTATCCTGCAGAAAGTCTGGAGGGATCTCAATTATTTGATGCAGTAGATGTGAGCATTCATTTGCCTGACAATATAGGAAGGCTTAGTTTGGGATTGAGTCAAACATTTAGAAAAGACTCGGATGAAACTCTTGTTGAAGATATGGATGAAACAATTGTTGATGAGAGTGTAGCTCTAAATAGCAGTCTCTCTTTACATTACAGTCAAGTTCTTT TAAACAGTGAAGACTTAGATTTAGTAGATATGCTACATGATATGGATGAAAAACCCATTGAAGAAGATAGTGTGATGGGTACACCTGCTAATGGTGATCAAGAGGAAGATAATGAATCTGATGATGCTGAATATTCCCAGATCTACAATGAAGAGACCGTCATTATGGATCCCCATCAAAG TAAAGATGGAGATGATGAAAATTCACCTTCGTGGAATGATTCCTTCTGGGAAGGAGCAAACATACCACAACTGGATGGCACATGTGATGACGATC ATGTTAAAAAAGTAAGAAAGAGAAAGATGAGGTCTTTGAAATTGGGCTTGTCAAAgccaaaaaataagaaaaaacctGCTATTAGTAATGCAGAAGAAGAGCTTGAATCAAATGTAGATGTAAGTGAACTTGATGAAATAAATGTATCCAGAGATACAATAGATAGTATTTCTAGTTTACATCTTAAAAGAAATGTTAAAATAGAACCACAAAGTGTTATAGAGAATGCAACTGACTGTGATATTAAAgaagatgataataatatgttagaTTTAGTTAATAAAGTTACTGTTAAGCATGAACTGAAAGCATCTGAATTGTATGATATTCAAAATAAGTATGTTCCTGATGCTGGTACATCAAATGTAAAATCAAAGGAAGTATTGTTCAATAAATCTAGTTTAAACATGTCGTGTGAGTCGtcaattgatgatgatgatgatgaaaagagATTGGGCATAATGAGCTTTTACGACACTTCAAAATTTGATATGTCTCTAGATAAATCATTAAATAATAGCGATATTATTCAAGATACAACTACAGATATTAAAAAATCATTGAATAATAgcaatatacaaaatacaaatattcAAGCAACTGAAGATAAAGATGAAAGTTTCAACAAATTAGTTTATGAAGACAGTCCATACTGTACCATATTAACACCTAAAattcgtccacccacaagaaaATATATTATCTCTACTTTAGAGACATACAAAATTCCCAAAATTAGAAATCCAGTGCCTTATTATTCCGATCCTAATGATGTTGGTGATAAAGTTGAGATTGGTCAAATGATATTGAAGTTACAAAGCAAATGTTCGCGCGATCAAAAGGCTTTTGATAAAGTGTTAGACACAACCAGCATTGAAGAATGGcgccaattattatttttgcaaacgAATGAAATGACAGAAGAGTGTTCGAAGCCTGACGGACTGAAGAAGTTGCTCTCGGGAAACAAGGAATACGTACTGGAGCCTTATAAAAAACCACCGACTACTAGTCAAGTAAAAGAATATCTCCAAAAAGCAGATATCGTAGAGAAAACAAATGAGAATCatgaagaaataagtaaaattgttGATGAACTTGATAATTCCCAAGTTATTGGTTTAAACGATGAAATTGAAAGCAGCGTAAGTCTCGAAAGTAACGAAAAA GATAAAACACAGTCCAGTCTCCAAGTCACAATGCAACCAGATGGGTCATTTCTGTGTTTCGGTACTGGTGACCATCAGAAAGAGTACACCATTGAAACTCCTACAGTAGAG GTGGATTACCTCACGATTATGCTAACGGAAGTTCACACAACGGTAAGAGGTGAACTACATCCAGACCCAGCTATCGATGCAATTCAAGCTATATTTGTAATCGTCACAAACGACTGCCCACCAAACAGTTGGCTCacaaaaacaattaaagaaATACTTGTCATTGACGATACTGATCACACAAAATTCTTAGATAGATGCGTATTTAATGTTCCAGTTACTTAtctaaataatgaaaatgaaatgataGAAAAACTGATTGATTTAGTGAAGAAGCATGATCCCGATATTATGTGTGGTTATGAAATAGAGATGAATTCCTGGGGGTATATTCTTGAGAGAGCTCAGTTGCTAGGCATGGAAATTGTGAAAGAGATATCGAGGATTACCGAGAAATATAGGCAGAAGCGATGGAGAAGTGAGGACAATGAGTTAGAAGGACGAGTTATAGGCAGGGTTACTTTTAACGTTTGGCGCCTTTTTCGCCACGAGTTGGCGCTTTCCAGCTACAGTTTTGAGAACTGTATGTACGAAGTGTTAAAAGAGAGAGTGCCAAAGTACACGTTTGCGCAGCTTGCGAAGTGGTGGGCTCATGAGTCGAGGATGTTGAGATGGATAACAGTTGAATATTACATGACGCGACTGACTGGAACTGTTCGGATGTTGGAAAAACTGGACATAATAA ATCGGACATCTGAACTGGCCAGGCTATTCGGTCTTCAATGGTGGGAGGTATTATCTCGCGGTTCGCAGTTTCGTGTGGAATCTCTGATGCTGCGGGCAGCAAGACCTCTCAACCTTATTGCTCTGTCACCCACAGTACGCCAGAGAGCAGCTATGCGCGCCCCAGAATGCCTTCCATTAATATTTGAACCAG AATCTCGTTTCTACTCCGATCCGGTGATTGTCCTGGACTTCCAAAGTTTATATCCATCAATGATGATAGCTTACAACTATTGCTTCTCCACTTGCATTGGACGCGTACAGAATATTAATGG tGATGCAGCTTACGAATTTGGAGCCTGGCGACTGCGGATACCCAAAGCAAAGTTGGAGGCTCTGGTCAAGAACGGTCTAGTACACTGGTCGCCAGTAGGCGTAGGGTTTGTCAAGCCGTCTGTCCGGCGAGGCGTGTTGCCCGCTTTGTTGAGGAGGATTCTGGCTGCAAGACAGGCTGTGAAAAAGAGCATGAAGCAACAAACTGATGAAGCTGTTAAAAAAGCGATGCATTCCAGACAGTTAG GTCTAAAGCTAATAGCAAACGTGACGTACGGATACACAGCCGCAAATTTTAGCGGACGAATGCCGTGCGTAGAAGTGGGAGACAGCGTAGTCGCGAAAGGGCGCGAAACGCTGCAGCGAGCCATCAAACTTGTGCAGAATAACTCCAATTGGAACGCTAAG GTGGTATACGGTGATACCGATTCCATGTTCGTGGTGGTCCCTGGCGGCACTAGAGCCGAGGCTTTCGCGATAGGACAACAGATCGCCGACGCGGTAACTGCGGATAATCCATCTCCTGTCGCGCTAAAGTTAGAAAAg GTATACCAACCATGCATCTTGCAAACTAAGAAGCGTTACGTAGGCTACATGTATGAAAGCCCCGAACAGGAGAAGCCTATCTACGAAGCTAAGGGCATTGAAACGGTTCGGAGAGATGGTTGTCCCGCAGGAGTCAAG CTTCTCCAACGCTCGTTGTGCGAGCTATTTGAAACTGGAGACATGTCGCGCGTCAAACGACTGGTCACTTCCACTCTGGCCAAACTAATTGATGGCTCGATGCCTCTGCCCGAATTGTTCTTTACGCGGGAGTACCATGGGCCCACTGGCTACCGGCCCGGGGCAGTTGCTCCACCTAATGAGATTGCTAA GCGTATTGCTTCTCGCGACAAACGCGCCGTTCCCCGCACGGGTGAGCGCGTGTTCTGGCTCGTCAGCGGAGGAACCCCCGGGACTCCACTAGTGCGCCTGGCGAGGACTCCAAGCGAGATAGCGAAGGCACCAGTAGAACCACACATCTCGTACTACGCTGCACGCGTTTTACTACCGCCATTGCATCGGTGTTTGTCGTTACTTGGGGCCGATGTTTTTCATTG GTGGCGGGAACTAGGCCACACGCGCGCGGCGTCAGCTCGCAGCGCTTGCGGCGGCATCGCCCGATACATGTGGCGCGTGCGATGTGCGCGCTGCGGTGCTCCCGCTCCAACCGCTCTGTGCGTGCGCTGTGCAAGCGCCACCGGGCTCGCTGCTACACTGCATGCAGCAGTGACGATGCAACACTACTGCTATACT ATATGCCGTTCATGCTGTGGCCACGGTCAGTCTGACCAGTGTGAGAATACAGAGTGCCCTCTGTTCTGGCGGCGACTCACCGCCAACCACAAACTAAATGAGGAGCGCGACATCGCAGCCAATCTACCGCCAGATTTCCTCGTCGAGAAATTAGACTTTTAA
- the LOC135074124 gene encoding UPF0415 protein C7orf25 homolog, translated as MTNSTEELMCMLEEKIKFGDDLMVQLESVQNIDGVMKLQRKIRQEIIFLKRLLKSKKVKIEQLSCSNLRHLGAMVDCALRPGVVAVCKVFHIDDESKLLIDIISDEGKTWTKVIARNPKSLTALSTGKASYGARSILDQAEDYLLCASLYPCMYKPPKVIFEFTSGIEESLANKLKTAGVLVKGDILPDSHDYDEDDDNSWSSDQSDDDESNYRELPRENNTVETMSQSIHDHSEIDTLNLDVTAMMAYVSNMTNGHCNYVFKQEVLTQQSAWEAERPVKPVLERLFEGKTLVCCKTAWDDFEKIINNLGGDMEKKRTAELKEMVKVFPDDYGGSDDYPRQNLKVRGHVRLRSKIIFNFGHRIKALTVSANEGFVRAALQQGVTYASFIHESRALTEGKEKTAAQILL; from the exons ATGACAAATTCAACTGAAGAGTTGATGTGCATgttggaagaaaaaataaagttcGGTGATGATCTCATGGTGCAACTGGAATCGGTACAAAACATTGATGGTGTGATGAAATTACAAAGAAAGATTCGGCAAGAAATTATATTTCTGAAAAGG TTACTGAAGTCCAAGAAAGTAAAGATTGAACAGCTGTCTTGTTCAAATCTAAGGCACTTGGGTGCAATGGTGGATTGTGCACTGAGGCCAGGAGTGGTGGCTGTTTGCAAAGTTTTCCACATTGATGATGAAAGTAAGCTGTTAATCGACATAATCAGTGATGAAGGAAAAACCTGGACCAAAG TTATTGCCCGGAACCCCAAGTCCCTTACTGCCCTGAGTACTGGCAAGGCTTCTTATGGTGCCCGCTCTATATTAGATCAAGCTGAAGATTATTTACTATGTGCCAGCTTGTATCCTTGCATGTATAAGCCACCAAAG GTGATATTTGAATTTACTAGTGGAATTGAAGAAAGCTTGGCCAACAAACTTAAGACAGCAGGAGTCCTTGTGAAAGGTGATATTCTGCCAGATTCTCATGAttatgatgaagatgatgacaaTTCATGGAGTTCAGATcaaagtgatgatgatgagtcaaaTTATAGAGAACTACCAAG agAAAACAACACAGTGGAAACCATGTCACAGAGCATCCATGATCATTCAGAAATAGACACACTAAACCTAGATGTTACTGCAATGATGGCATATGTGAGTAATATGACGAATGGGCACTGTAATTATGTTTTCAAACAAGAAGTTTTAACACAGCAATCTGCTTGGGAGGCAGAGAGACCTGTAAAGCCTGTACTGGAAAGATTATTTGAAG GTAAAACCTTAGTCTGCTGCAAAACAGCTTGGGATGATTTtgagaaaataattaataatttaggaGGTGATATGGAAAAGAAGAGAACAGCAGAACTGAAAGAAATGGTCAAAGTTTTTCCAGATGATTATGGag GTTCAGATGACTACCCCAGGCAAAATCTCAAAGTTAGAGGTCATGTCCGGTTAAGatcgaaaattatttttaattttggacATAGAATTAAAGCCCTAACTGTATctgcaaatgaaggatttgtaAGAGCTGCACTTCAGCAG ggTGTAACATATGCCTCGTTTATTCACGAGTCACGAGCTCTTACGGAAGGAAAGGAAAAAACTGCCGCCCAGATTTTATTATAG
- the LOC135073768 gene encoding proliferation-associated protein 2G4, translated as MADDKEVEKTIAEDLVVTKYKLAGQIVNRVLEQVIEKCVPEASAREICEFGDKLILDETNKVFKKEKDSKKGIAFSTCVSVNNCICHFSPIPSETDYILKQGDLAKIDLGAHIDGFIAVVAHTVSVGGGEVTGKAADVLLAAHYASEAALRLLRPGNENYAVTDVVQKISAEYGCKPIEGMLSHQLKQFRIDGEKSIIQNPSEAQRKEHEKATMETYEVYAMDVLISTGEGVGREMDTRCTIYKKTDEVYQLKLKASRMFYSEVRNKHGNMPFNLRSFDKETSARLGVVECVNHKLIEPFQVLYERPGELVAQFKFTALLLPSGTHRITGLPFDKSQCKSDRTIKDPELNSLLNSSAKSNKKKKKKTGAEEPMETETVA; from the exons ATGGCTGACGATAAAGAAGTGGAAAAAACTATCGCGGAGGACTTGGTTGTGACCAAGTACAAGCTAGCGGGACAAATTGTGAATC GTGTTTTGGAGCAAGTTATCGAAAAATGTGTTCCCGAAGCTTCAGCTCGAGAAATTTGCGAATTTGGAGACAAGTTAATCTTAGATGAGACTAATAAAGTTTTCAAGAAGGAGAAGGACTCCAAAAAAGGCATCGCGTTCTCTACATGCGTGTCTGTGAACAACTGTATTTGTCACTTCTCGCCCATTCCAAGTGAAACTGACTACATCCTGAAACAAGGTGATCTGGCTAAGAT TGACCTTGGAGCACACATCGATGGTTTCATTGCTGTGGTGGCCCACACCGTGTCGGTGGGAGGTGGCGAGGTGACAGGCAAAGCAGCTGATGTCCTTTTGGCTGCCCATTACGCTAGTGAAGCTGCATTGAGGTTGCTACGACCTGGAAATGAG AACTATGCAGTCACTGATGTAGTCCAAAAGATCAGTGCAGAATATGGTTGCAAGCCTATTGAGGGCATGCTCTCACACCAACTCAAACAGTTCCGCATCGATGGAGAGAAGAGCATCATTCAAAACCCATCAGAGGCACAACGTAAGGAACATGAAAAGGCCACTATGGAGACTTACGAAGTTTACGCAATGGATGTGCTTATTTCCACTGGAGAGGGTGTG GGTCGTGAAATGGATACAAGGTGTACAATATACAAAAAAACTGATGAGGTATATCAGTTGAAATTGAAGGCGTCAAGAATGTTCTACAGTGAG GTTCGCAACAAGCATGGCAACATGCCATTTAACCTTCGCAGTTTTGACAAGGAGACCAGTGCCAGGCTGGGAGTTGTTGAATGTGTAAACCACAAACTCATTGAGCCTTTCCAG GTGTTGTATGAACGGCCCGGCGAGCTAGTAGCGCAGTTCAAGTTCACGGCGCTACTGCTTCCCAGCGGGACGCACCGCATCACCGGCCTGCCATTCGACAAGAGCCAGTGCAAGAGCGATCGCACCATCAAGGACCCTGAACTCAAT tccCTACTCAACTCCTCTGCGAAGTCgaacaagaagaagaaaaagaaaactggtGCTGAAGAGCCCATGGAGACAGAAACGGTTGCCTAG
- the LOC135073766 gene encoding TELO2-interacting protein 2-like — MSSISSVLELLERCYVPKLSRNFEESENHPEFKKWETNLSEHFPTLMDLLNDLDPKEHGSLSSVLSSILLLYYQLDSKDKWNNNKCEECIKKLDIQLEVLYGITSCDNLLMSNKDTTTQELFDISIDVLHKKLNPDEFKMYPALIEAYCMIVKDIMYYDIEIKPVTVLPISLLLIEDYVNENRLKGLKSCLATLNCLTPEHFSDGNYYEVIYNVLKKLILESDLEVTKWVLDCLFILFQLLPSSVKVTTVDDTLGIILEQMYTETNLYRKKAFFRFINKIIHMHRLHCAKRTMFLTVICDNLDTCSNSGVAEILLSDTLECLENWVKYCWCVWKLSQNQKLMSTLIKMLYICHKEKDALAKMQTIFLTLYKLCTESEKKAIYNNIEKSIPEFKDLNEAFAERLEDIKSSMT; from the exons ATGAGTTCAATATCCAGCGTCTTAGAATTGCTTGAACGCTGTTATGTACCAAAGCTTTCACGAAACTTTGAGGAAAGTGAGAATCATCcagaatttaaaaaatgggAAACTAATTTGTCTGAACATTTTCCAACTCTCATGGATTTATTAAATGACTTGGATCCTAAAGAACATGGATCACTATCTTCAGTGCTTTCATCTATTCTTTTATTATACTATCAACTGGATAGCAAAGATAAGTGGAACAACAACAAATGTGAAGAATGCATCAAGAAATTAGATATTCAACTGGAAGTATTATATGGAATAACTTCGTGCGATAATTTGCTAATGAGCAATAAAGATACTACTACTCAAGAGTTGTTTGATATTAGCATAGATGTCTTGCATAAAAAGTTAAACCCAGATGAATTTAAAATGTACCCTGCACTCATTGAAGCATATTGTATGATTGTTAAAGATATAATG TATTATGATATAGAGATTAAACCGGTAACTGTGCTACCTATATCCTTGCTCCTAATTGAAGATTATGTTAACGAAAACAGGTTGAAAGGGTTAAAAAGTTGCCTAGCTACATTGAATTGCCTG ACACCAGAACACTTTAGTGATGGTAATTACTATGaagttatttataatgtatTGAAAAAACTAATTTTGGAATCTGACTTGGAAGTGACTAAGTGGGTGTTGGATTGTTTGTTCATTCTTTTCCAACTTTTACCATCTTCAGTAAAG gtcACCACAGTTGATGATACATTGGGTATAATATTAGAACAGATGTACACAGAAACAAATTTGTACAGAAAGAAAGCATTTTTTCGCttcatcaacaaaataatacatatgCATAGACTCCACTGTGCTAAGAGGACCATGTTTTTGACTGTGATATGTGATAATTTGGATACTTGCAGCAACAGTGGTGTTGCTGAAATATTATTGTCTGACACATTAGAG TGTCTTGAAAATTGGGTCAAATACTGTTGGTGTGTCTGGAAACTATCACAAAACCAGAAACTTATGTCTACACTGATCAAGATGCTATACATATGCCACAAAGAAAAAGATGCACTTGCAAAAATGCAGACCATATTCTTAACTCTTTATAAACTTTGTACTGAGAGTGAGAAGAAAGCCATATAcaataacattgaaaaatcaatCCCAGAATTTAAGGACTTGAATGAAGCATTTGCCGAAAGATTAGAAGATATAAAGAGTTCCATGACTTAG